In the Rhodothermales bacterium genome, CTACTACGGTCGGACAACCAGCGCAATTCACCGCCAGACCAGTCAGGAGTTCTTCACGAAGCTGGCTGACGACGGCGTGTTTGTCACACGCACCGCGGAGCAGCTGTTTGATCCTGAAGCAGGCATTTTTCTGGCCGACAGGTTCGTCAAGGGTACCTGTCCCGTCTGCGGATTCGAGGAGGCGTACGGCGACCAGTGTGAGCGGTGTGGAAGTTCGCTCAGTCCGATGGAGCTCATCGAGCCGAGGAGTACACTCTCGTCGGCCATACCCGAACTCCGCGAATCGACCCACTGGTACCTGCCGCTTGGCGATTTTCAAGAGCGTCTCGAAGCATGGCTAAGCGATCATCCCGAATGGAAGCCAAATGTCCTGGGTCAGGTTCGCAGCTGGCTTCAGGATGGTCTGCGCGAGCGCGCCATCACACGCGATGTTCCCTGGGGCGTACCCGTTCCGCTGGAGGTCGGTGAAGCGGAAGGAATCGACACGGCCGGCAAAGTCATCTACGTATGGTTTGACGCCCCGATCGGATACATATCGGCGACGAAGGAGTGGGCCCTCGAGCAGGGCACACCGGACCTGTGGAAGGAGTACTGGCAGAACGAAGACTGTTCGCTCGTTCACTTCATCGGGAAGGACAACATCGTTTTTCATTGCCTGATGTTTCCTGCGATGTTGATGGCCCACGGCGGCTACGTGCTTCCAGAGAATGTGCCGGCGAATGAGTTCCTGAATCTGGAGGGTAAGAAGTTGTCTACCAGCAGGAACTGGGCGGTCTGGCTCCACGAATACCTCGAAGCATTCGATCCGGATCTTCTCCGTTACGTGTTGGCGTCGACTCTTCCGGAATCGAAGGATGCGGATTTCAACTGGAGGGATTTTCAGACCAGGGTCAACTCCGAACTGGCCGATGTTCTTGGCAATTTTGTGAATCGGACGATGACCTTCGCGACGCGCTATTTCGAGGGACGTGTTCCGCCGCTGAAGGGTCCGAGCGAGATCGACCTAGATGTGCTGCGGCAGCTTGGCGAATTCCCGGGAAGAATTGGGGCGTCGTACGAGGCGTTTCGCCTGAGAGAGGCCGTCTTCGAAACGATGGGACTGGCCAGACTTGGCAACAAGTACTTCAACGACACCGAGCCCTGGCATACGCGGAAGTCGGATTTGGAGGCCTGTGCCAACAGTATCCACGTATCACTGCAGATCTGTGCAACAATCGCCGTGTTGTTGGACCCGGTGTTGCCGTTTGCGGCTGACAAGATCCGACGGATGCTGAATCTGGATGGAATCAGGTCGAGTGTGCCCGGAGGCGCATCCGGTTCGATAGGATGGGACGATGCCGCGACACCGATTCTTGTGGCAGGCCATCGGCTGGGTGAGGCGGAAATACTGTTTTCAAAATTGGAGGACGACGTGATTGAAGAGCAACTCGGGAAACTTGGAGGTCCTGCAGAGGAAGGAGGTGAGGAGCCTACTGTTGTGGAGCCTGCTGCCAAGGTGCAGCCTGTGAAACCCGAGATCGTGTACGACGATTTTGCGAAGCTGGACTTCCGGGTCGGGCGGATCATTGCGGCGGAGGCGGTTCCCAAGGCTGATCGATTGCTCCGGCTGGATGTCGATCTCGGCTTCGAAACACGACAGGTCATTGCAGGGATTGCCGAGCACCACAAGGCCGAAGATATTGTCGGTCGGAGTGTGGTTGCGCTCGTGAATCTGCAGCCACGTAAGCTGCGCGGCCTGGAGAGCCAGGGAATGATTCTGATGGCTGAAGAGCCAGACGGCAGCCTGGTCTTCGTCCAGACCGATGCCGAGACCGGCAGTCGAGTATTCTGATCGGTCACTGCCGGAAGATCAGCTCCATGCTCGCGAGTCGATTATGGTCCGCAGGCGACTTGCGGCAGCCTCACATGTTCATCGGTATTCCGTATGCGGCGCGCGTCGCCTCCATCATGGCCTCCGACAACGTCGGGTGCGGATGAATCGCTTCCATAATCTCGTGGGCCGTCGTCTCCAGGTGACGGGCGGTGACTGCTTCTGCAATGAGCTCGGTAGCGTCATAGCCGATGATATGGCAGCCCAGGAATTCACCG is a window encoding:
- the metG gene encoding methionine--tRNA ligase, which gives rise to MATEKLRHLVTSALPYANGPVHVGHLAGAYLPADLYCRYLRLKGHDVAFICGSDEMGVAIMIRAMEDDVSPQSIVDRYHPMIQESFAAFGMSFDYYGRTTSAIHRQTSQEFFTKLADDGVFVTRTAEQLFDPEAGIFLADRFVKGTCPVCGFEEAYGDQCERCGSSLSPMELIEPRSTLSSAIPELRESTHWYLPLGDFQERLEAWLSDHPEWKPNVLGQVRSWLQDGLRERAITRDVPWGVPVPLEVGEAEGIDTAGKVIYVWFDAPIGYISATKEWALEQGTPDLWKEYWQNEDCSLVHFIGKDNIVFHCLMFPAMLMAHGGYVLPENVPANEFLNLEGKKLSTSRNWAVWLHEYLEAFDPDLLRYVLASTLPESKDADFNWRDFQTRVNSELADVLGNFVNRTMTFATRYFEGRVPPLKGPSEIDLDVLRQLGEFPGRIGASYEAFRLREAVFETMGLARLGNKYFNDTEPWHTRKSDLEACANSIHVSLQICATIAVLLDPVLPFAADKIRRMLNLDGIRSSVPGGASGSIGWDDAATPILVAGHRLGEAEILFSKLEDDVIEEQLGKLGGPAEEGGEEPTVVEPAAKVQPVKPEIVYDDFAKLDFRVGRIIAAEAVPKADRLLRLDVDLGFETRQVIAGIAEHHKAEDIVGRSVVALVNLQPRKLRGLESQGMILMAEEPDGSLVFVQTDAETGSRVF